In Bombina bombina isolate aBomBom1 chromosome 6, aBomBom1.pri, whole genome shotgun sequence, a single genomic region encodes these proteins:
- the TMEM140 gene encoding transmembrane protein 140, which produces MFLALKLHKTYRAASYLCILLLCGLTGWLLVYSLILEAGNIAVSGCKKVGFYNYCLNNKTGTGCFCISQLEDLRKEGVAFPQGLLVPLVMIYSSLIMFLTGTLTLCFSMYFKERFLWLFAFFFNVLSLMGIYLGLLLYLLGTMALIDVSELSSGFLALLGAMLGLALLSYITRREANQVYEKNCSGPQIYSLMI; this is translated from the coding sequence ATGTTTTTGGCACTGAAACTACACAAGACCTACAGGGCAGCAAGTTACCTGTGCATCTTACTCCTGTGTGGCCTTACTGGCTGGCTTCTCGTCTACTCGCTGATCTTGGAAGCTGGGAATATTGCCGTCTCTGGGTGCAAGAAGGTTGGTTTCTACAACTactgtctaaacaataaaactGGCACTGGTTGCTTTTGTATCTCTCAGCTTGAGGATCTGCGCAAGGAAGGTGTTGCTTTTCCCCAAGGACTCCTTGTACCACTGGTCATGATATACTCTTCCCTGATTATGTTTCTAACAGGGACTCTCACGTTGTGCTTCTCTATGTATTTCAAGGAGAGGTTCCTGTGGCTGTTTGCTTTCTTTTTCAATGTCCTCAGCCTGATGGGAATATATTTGGGGCTCCTCCTATATCTTTTAGGGACTATGGCCCTGATTGACGTCTCTGAGCTAAGTTCTGGTTTCCTTGCTTTGCTTGGGGCCATGTTAGGTCTTGCATTGCTCTCATACATCACGAGACGCGAGGCCAACCAGGTATATGAAAAGAACTGTAGTGGACCTCAGATTTACTCCTTAATGATTTAA